GCTCAATTTGCTAAAGGTAGAAGTCATAAGAAAAGGGATCATGTTACAGTGGAGCATCATTATAATCTTGTTATATAGATGTTCAATTGCAAGAGCTTGACAATAGGTTTGGTGAACAACCAATAGAACTCTTGACACTTTGCTCTGCTTTGGATCCAAAGGATGCTTACAAATCCTTTAATGTGGATGATATATGTTGTCTTGTTGAGAAATTTTATCCTCTTGATTTTTTTGGTCAGGATAGAACTGgtttgaaaattcaattgaaGCTATTTGAGCATGATGTGCAAAATCAtttgaagtttcagaatttgtcATCTATGGGAGAATTATGTTGAAGGTTAatagagatagaaaattcaTAGGTATATCCTCTTATTGATCAATTGATTCGCCTTGTTTTGACTCTTCCAATGTCCATAACAACTGGTGAGCGAGCCTTTTTAGCtatgaaaattgttaaaacaagACTGTGCAACAAAATGGAGGACAAGTTTCTCTCAGATAACTTATTTGTCtacattgaaaaggaaattACTGATAACTTCACTACTAACTCAATACTTGATgactttagattttttaaagagtGTAGGTTACAATTTTGAACAAAGATGTTTAGCTTTTAAGTTATTGTATGTTTTGCGACTTTGCCCATTTTATAGTTGATTAAAGATATTAAATCATTTTGTCAATTTTGTCTtatgattgtttaattttaattaaatatactttggtttatacatatttttttgatatagtTTATACATATTAAGTTATGAAGTATTGTACATtactattttatatttcatgcacccacaaaaaaaaaaaattaatacatggCCCCCTCAAATATAAATTGTTGGCTTCGCCATTGTCTATGTTGTCCAAAGCAAATGGCTCATCAACATCACCTCTACAGATCTCAGAagaaaagacagaaaaaaaaaaatgcaatactTTCTATGTTAAACAAGCCTAGAACTAAAGTgcccccaaaacaaaaaatctttgAAAGTATACATTAATGGCTCATCTTCCATAGCATGCATTAGTTGAGTCAATGCCTTCAATGTAAGTATTTCCACGTTTCCGTACATTCCAAGTAAAGAGCGGTCAATTAAAATCTTTGAagaacagaattgataaaacttgaaatacGAACAAACACAGCAGTGCAAGACCGAGtattaaaatgaaacaaaattgaaataaaactcTTATTTAACTAAAACAATGAATATCTGAAATGTATATTTAAATGGAGaaataagaataaaatgtaTTTGGGTTGCAGTGGTTTTTCTTACTCTACAGGATTTCTATATGGTTATTTTATCTAGAGAGCTCAAGTGAGATATTTAAATACCCATAAAAGTTGTCAATGTTCATTTCAATTCCTACAAATTATGACATGAACGTTAAAGTCTCTAACTTATATTTAAACATTAAAATCAGCTCTCTTATCGACCTCACTGCCCCTACTCACAACTCATTATCCTTGCGAAATCTCAACTGTATGTTTAACCATGTCAAACCCCGCACAGCCAATCATGGCCAAAACATGCAATTCCatcattcaaataattttattaataataattatttcatgtGCAACATTGtgtaaagtaatttttttttgagaattacaTACATATGCATTGTGGGTTATTTGAACACACAATTCAACGTCCATATTGTGGGCTATTTGGCCACACAATCCAGcataaattacaaagaaaacCCCCCAATAAAGTTTCATCATACAAAAATCTTGATTTGGAACCCAAACAAAATTAGCTGGAACAAAAAATAAGATTCTCATAATAAAACAATCAGATTTTGTTTAGGGGTTGAACTCAACCACTTTAGAATCTTATCAAAACACATCAAGATACCAAAATACAGCGAAAGCAATACCAAATCAAGTGATTCACATCCAAAAAACTAACCCAACCCCATCAATATTTCGAAATCCaaataaggtaaaaaaaaaaaaaaaaaaatacccttgaGGTTGCAACACCATGATCACAGCGGCTTTGACATATTTCCCAGGTTCCAGCACTGAATTAGGCGGAGGTGTGGAGATTTGATTCTAAGAAGAGGAGGATGACGTttggttttggtgtttgattttATCGTTGATTCCTCTAAAACTGATATGCCTGTTATTCCGCAAATAGCGCAAGCATACTTTTTAGATTTAGTGGTTTTTTGATGTAATGAAGCATCTACTATATTGGGGGTGATTGCTGAGGAGTCTTCTCTATTGGGGGTGATTGCTGAAGAGTCTTCTCTATGAATATTACTCTCAGAACCAGCGGGTGCTGCCGAAAGGGATTCCCCATTCAGTGTTTTCGAAATGGTTTCAACAATCTGCTCTATATACTTTGACTCTGAGCTGCACTAATAGGAAGCATAGCCACAATAgtaagaaagaataaaagataGTGATCATGATTGCAAAAGAATTTTAGCAAAGAACCATTGAAGTAAAATTATAGACTATATAATTtgtaaaatgacaaaatttagttacaaaattagttgtattaTAAGGTTAtaatcttactcaataaaataaacattactacatattttgaaaatctaatcgttgaattacattttctttataCTCTTCATATACAcataaaattttgtatcaattggatattatttactatatgatatataaacttatattttatgcactattttaaactacaaaaacttgtaatttaaacaatttattgattaCATAGttattaacttttaattttctaaaaattttgcaagcataatggatataataagaagatataatctaattgtggatttgtcaaaattcatctccaataaaaatatattgaataaagCTATAGACTAaaattacaaccaattttataactaaattttgtcatttgtaaaatatttctataaaatttcGTAATAGCCTTTTAAGTGGTGGGTATAAACCATATCAATCATGGGATAATTATTGACAAAGCATTAACAACATGcgtatctatttttttataaaattaaaactgaTATAGATTGAGATTTTAATTAtgaccgaaaaaaaaaattaaattaccgCAAATGAAGATAGAAAGTAAGTTACCTATCTTTTTTCAAAGGGAAGCCCGACAACTTTGCAGACTCTGTCAATGCCTCCCTCCATTTCTTCTTAGGGCCCTTCGGAAGCGCTTTTGCAAAATTTCCCTTCTGTTCTCGTACTTCAGACGGAGACACATGGTAGAAAATAGGTAGCACTGTTAAAGTTTCTTTACATTTACACCTACGTTTACTAGTACTACTTTTGCAATCCATGATCGCCACGAGCTCATCAAGGCACCACTTGGAATTAGCATAGTTTTCGGAAAACACAATAACTGCAATCCTTGATGTTTTGATTGCCTGCACCAGCTCTGTCCAAATCGTCTTTCCTCTTTCAAGGTCACTATCATCTCTATACACGCGAATCCTTTTGTCTTTAAAAGCCTTACAGAGATGGTCCGTAAACCTTGTGCGAGTATCTTCGCCACGAAAACTAATGAAGACGTCATACTCATATTTACTGCAAGTGCAAGGTGTGGTTCGTAAGGACCAAGATGTGGTTCGTAAGGACCAAGACGGCATGGTTATTAGTTGCAGCACACAAAGAGTCCAGAATGAAGAGAGTAATTGGAGGTCAGCCTATgtgtatcttttatttttcgTGAGAGAAGAGCCTATTTATGTCAATATACTCAAAATGTTAGAGAAAAAAAGTCAAACAAGAAGCTGCCAATGGGGTCTACATATTATGTTAAATAATATCCTTACATATGTCATTCTATTCGTCATCTACTAGTGCTTACGTGAACCGGCACCCAATCCAATTGTTGATTGGACTACTTATGGTAAAATTCAAAGGTTTTCGTtcataaaaaaaggaaaaaaaaaaaaatgtcccaCAGagtgaaaaactaaaaaagttgaCAAGATTGTAGGAACTTTTGAAGGAGTTTCCCAATAAGCGAGTGATTTAtgctttttgagaaacaaatcaATGTGTTGATGTATTGATTAAAATAGAAACACAATCATTATATAGTTTTGATGGTTTTTTGTAATCCAtgctttttgagaaacaaatcaATGTGATGATGTATTGATTAAATAGGAGCACAATCATTgtatagttttgatttttttttgtaatctatgctttttgagaaacaaatcaATGTGCTGATGTATTGATTAAAATAGGAGCACAATCATTgtatagttttgatttttttttgtaatccatgctttttgaaaaacaaatcaatatGCTGATGTATTGATTAAAATAGGAGCACAATCATTGTAtagttttgatgttttttttgtaatccatgctttttgaaaaacaaatcaatgTGCTGATGTATTGATTAAAATAGGAGCACAATCATTGTataattttgatgtttttttgtAATCCACCGTATGTAATGGAGGCTATTTTGGTTGCTGataaaactaatatatattgtaatagacttgtaaatttttagttttaatatcAAATCATagtttattccaaaaaaaaaataaagttgaaggattccttaaaaaaaaaaaaagagagagttgaCGGATCAATATAAAGTAACGGGGTCTACATATTATGTTAAATAAGATCTTTAGAACAATCCGGCTCAATTTTTATgtctattttataataataatttacttttttttattttacaatataatttttataaaacttccATATCagtatatttattataaactctaacttatttaaataatatattttattattattttattaatagatatctctttattaatatatatatttttttttccattccaCAAGGCCCAACCGTGCTTCTCTCTATTAATTGTCCTCTGCCTCTACTTTCAGTTCTCCCTAAACTCTCTTCCTCACTCCAATCTCAAACCCAGATCAGCAGCAACCTCACGATGGCAGATCGGCGGCAACCTGGCGGCGGCAGATCGGCAGCAACCTGGAGGAGCAGATCGGCGGCGGATTGGGGCAGATCCAACGGGTTTTCCGGTGGGTTTTTCATATGggtttttgttggatttttcaTATGGGTTTTTTCGGTGGGTTTCCGGTGGGTCTGTGTGGTTGGCGCTGTTCTGAGTTGTAGTGACTGAGTTGAAAATAAATACacatttttataaatctttacatccactgatgtgggtgttttttttgcttaaaatgtgtaaaatttgtactttttttctattttagaaggCTTTAAATGAGCCGATGGGTTGCCCTTATATATGTCATACTATTCAGTCATCTACTAGTGCTTTGGTGAACTGGTGCCTAAGTTGGTCCAATTGTCTATTTGGACTACTATACAATTGCTCTAGTAAAAGTCAGAGCTTCctgcttttcaaaaaaaaaaaagtcagagcTTCCTGGACTAGAGGGGAGTGGCGAAAGCCCAATGAGGCTTTGGGCCGACCCAAGTGAAGCTTGGAAACGAACCGCGTCGATCGGCGGCCGGAGAAGTCGGCTGAAAGCTCGGACTTTGGGGTACAGAGAGAGTGAAACCTGGGGttttgggtggtggtggtggcggcggcggcAGCACAGGGATTTGGTGCATTGCGATGTGAGGGTAAAGGCAAAGGTGaagggtttgagagagagactttGGTATTGGTCCAATAGCGGCGATTTTGGGGATGGGTTTGGCTTTGgtttttgtggtgggtttgttggtactggtgattttggtaaggctTGGTCCCTGTGATTGAACACTGTGGTGGTGTTGAAGCCATTGAAgacacacacgcacacaaaaACCCACCAACCAACAAAAAAGTTATAAAGGTGAGATTTTTGGAGTGAAATTAATgggaaaatgtgattttttggtgattttggaGATGGGTTTTGGTAGGGTTTGGATGAAGGGGGTGGTGGGAGATGGAGAAGTCATGTTGTATATGGAGCGAGATTTTAGATTTAGAGAGGGACTTTTAAGGGTTGGAGataagaggaagagagagagtttgggaAGTGGCAGCTGTGTAGGACTAGGACTCAGCTGAATTGGGCTTTTAGACTCAGACattgaaatattttcctttcttttataatttttgttgggatttttagGCTTAGGTTTCGGCTATATTTGCTGGATTTATGTCAATATCATCAAAATGTTAGAGAAAAAAAGTCAAACAAGTCAAAATGTTAGAGAAGAAAAGTCAAACAAGAAGCTGCCAATGGGGTCTACATATTATGTTAAATAATATCTTTAGAGCACTCACAGCAATGAAGATATATTGTTATATTACTAAAATTTAGtcccacaaacacaaaaatcttgttgcagcagtggagttaaatctaaaaattttagtttcattgctatagtgcacatctataaatagatgtgcactgttcatgagagctaaaaaaaat
The Quercus lobata isolate SW786 chromosome 10, ValleyOak3.0 Primary Assembly, whole genome shotgun sequence DNA segment above includes these coding regions:
- the LOC115964861 gene encoding TMV resistance protein N-like, which codes for MPSWSLRTTSWSLRTTPCTCSKYEYDVFISFRGEDTRTRFTDHLCKAFKDKRIRVYRDDSDLERGKTIWTELVQAIKTSRIAVIVFSENYANSKWCLDELVAIMDCKSSTSKRRCKCKETLTVLPIFYHVSPSEVREQKGNFAKALPKGPKKKWREALTESAKLSGFPLKKDSSESKYIEQIVETISKTLNGESLSAAPAGSESNIHREDSSAITPNREDSSAITPNIVDASLHQKTTKSKKYACAICGITGISVLEESTIKSNTKTKRHPPLLRIKSPHLRLIQCWNLGNMSKPL